The following coding sequences are from one Musa acuminata AAA Group cultivar baxijiao chromosome BXJ1-6, Cavendish_Baxijiao_AAA, whole genome shotgun sequence window:
- the LOC135675780 gene encoding mavicyanin-like has product MAMSDILVLLVVAAAGVGLSQAVVYKVGDAVGWTTMGSPNYTAWAISKTFHKGDTVVFEYNNTYHNVLEVRREDYKACKAASPIATYTSGNDSIKLKRHGHHFFICGKPGHCEAGQKVDIRIPKPTSSAAPSGSPAASPRPATGGKGDVSSPVASPGPSGAATAAPGGLAFALTLLHLAALAGGLLPQ; this is encoded by the exons ATGGCGATGTCCGACATCTTGGTGCTGCTCGTGGTCGCCGCCGCTGGGGTGGGGCTGTCACAGGCCGTCGTTTACAAGGTCGGAGATGCGGTGGGGTGGACCACCATGGGGAGTCCCAACTACACCGCCTGGGCCATCTCCAAGACGTTCCACAAGGGAGACACCGTAG TGTTCGAGTACAACAACACCTACCACAATGTTCTGGAGGTGAGGAGGGAGGACTACAAGGCGTGCAAGGCGGCGTCGCCCATCGCCACCTACACCTCCGGCAACGACTCCATCAAGCTGAAGCGCCACGGCCACCACTTCTTCATATGCGGCAAGCCCGGCCACTGCGAAGCCGGCCAGAAGGTGGACATCAGGATCCCCAAGCCCACGTCCTCTGCTGCCCCTTCCGGCTCTCCCGCCGCATCCCCTCGTCCCGCCACTGGCGGCAAGGGGGACGTCTCCAGTCCCGTGGCCTCCCCTGGGCCCAGTGGCGCTGCTACAGCTGCGCCCGGGGGCCTTGCTTTTGCTCTGACGCTGCTTCACCTTGCTGCTCTCGCTGGTGGCCTCCTTCCGCAGTAG
- the LOC135675781 gene encoding uncharacterized protein LOC135675781 — translation MTVLSSSSSSPSSVQLLLLLFSLLLASLTAQSPGSPPTGTTIYDLLPEYGLPSGLLPDTVKSFSLAENGSFAVELSGPCYIDFEYLVYYEPKISGVVKYGGIEDLKGVKVRRFLIWFDVDAIKVDLPPSEYIYFQVGWITRKLHVDQFQTVHSCKANQGFLESAEEVFGWSI, via the coding sequence ATGACCGTcttgtcttcctcctcctcctccccttcttctgttCAACTTCTTCTCCTCTTGTTTTCTCTTCTCCTCGCATCCCTCACCGCCCAATCCCCCGGCTCCCCGCCCACCGGCACTACCATCTACGACCTCCTCCCCGAGTACGGCCTCCCGTCGGGCCTCCTCCCCGACACCGTCAAGTCCTTCTCCCTCGCGGAGAACGGGAGCTTCGCCGTCGAGCTCTCCGGCCCCTGCTACATCGACTTCGAATACCTCGTCTACTACGAGCCCAAGATCTCCGGCGTCGTCAAGTACGGCGGCATCGAGGACCTCAAGGGCGTCAAGGTGCGCCGCTTCCTCATCTGGTTCGATGTGGATGCCATCAAGGTCGACCTGCCCCCCTCCGAGTACATCTACTTCCAGGTGGGTTGGATTACCCGCAAGCTCCACGTCGATCAGTTCCAGACGGTGCATTCGTGCAAGGCGAATCAGGGATTCCTGGAAAGCGCCGAGGAGGTTTTCGGTTGGTCGATATAG
- the LOC103986947 gene encoding probable prolyl 4-hydroxylase 6 encodes MGYASPLAFFFSSAVLFLASFPGLVPIGIAQPDFYDPKRVTQISWRPRISLYKGFLSDEECDHIIKLARSKMARSMVADNGSGNSVKSNVRTSSGMFLQKHQDEVIARIESRIAAWTFLPEENGESIQVLRYQDGQKYEPHYDYFRDPKNQARGGHRYATVLMYLSTVKKGGETVFPNAEGASSQHKDETWSECARNGLAVKPHKGDAVLFFSLHIDGTTDPASLHGSCPVIEGEKWSAPKWIHVRSFEDPQRTSTRGDCSDASEFCPRWAAAGECEKNPLYMIGNNETAGNCRKSCMVCDM; translated from the exons ATGGGATACGCCTCTCCTcttgctttcttcttctcctctgccGTTCTCTTCCTCGCTTCCTTCCCCGGCCTCGTCCCTATCGGCATCGCCCAGCCCGACTTCTACGACCCCAAACGTGTCACCCAGATCTCTTGGCGTCCCAG GATCTCCCTGTACAAGGGGTTTCTTTCTGACGAGGAATGTGATCACATCATCAAATTG GCGAGGAGCAAGATGGCGAGATCGATGGTGGCGGACAACGGCTCCGGCAACAGCGTCAAGAGCAACGTGCGGACGAGCTCCGGCATGTTCCTCCAGAAGCACCAG GATGAGGTAATCGCAAGAATCGAGAGCAGAATTGCCGCATGGACCTTTCTTCCAGAGG AGAACGGTGAATCCATTCAAGTACTGCGCTACCAGGATGGTCAAAAGTATGAACCTCATTATGACTATTttcgtgatccaaagaatcaagcacGAGGAGGACATCGATATGCTACAGTGCTAATGTATCTTTCTACTGTGAAAAAGGGTGGGGAGACTGTTTTTCCAAATGCAGAG GGTGCTTCATCTCAGCATAAAGATGAAACCTGGTCTGAGTGTGCAAGAAATGGCCTTGCAG TGAAACCTCACAAGGGTGATGCTGTACTCTTCTTCAGTCTTCACATCGATGGCACAACAGATCCAGCCAGTTTACATGGAAGCTGCCCTGTCATAGAAGGTGAGAAGTGGTCAGCACCAAAATGGATCCATGTCAGGTCCTTTGAGGATCCACAGAGGACAAGCACAAGAGGGGATTGCTCGGATGCAAGCGAGTTTTGTCCTCGATGGGCTGCTGCAGGAGAGTGCGAAAAGAATCCCCTCTACATGATCGGAAACAATGAGACTGCTGGGAATTGTCGCAAGAGTTGTATGGTGTGTGACATGTAG